In Alteromonas mediterranea DE, a single genomic region encodes these proteins:
- a CDS encoding FKBP-type peptidyl-prolyl cis-trans isomerase — protein sequence MTITSDSVVTLHYTVSTEDGTTLDSSEGKSPLVVLLGRRFLIEGLEDALIGKTKEDSFNVSVDPEKAYGERVDELVQTVPRSMFEGMDVEVGMSFRATTPQGEQSVIIIETTDEEVVVDGNHPLAGIPLTFDVTVVDVREATKEELEHGHVHGEGGCGHDH from the coding sequence ATGACAATTACTTCTGACAGCGTTGTAACGCTACACTACACCGTATCTACCGAAGACGGCACAACGCTAGACTCTTCAGAAGGGAAATCTCCGCTAGTTGTGTTATTAGGTCGCCGTTTCTTAATTGAAGGGCTTGAAGACGCGCTAATCGGTAAAACAAAAGAAGATAGCTTCAACGTTTCTGTTGACCCAGAAAAGGCCTACGGTGAACGTGTTGATGAGCTAGTTCAAACAGTACCTCGCTCTATGTTTGAAGGTATGGATGTGGAAGTTGGTATGTCTTTTCGTGCAACCACACCTCAGGGCGAGCAATCTGTCATTATCATTGAAACCACAGACGAAGAAGTGGTTGTTGATGGTAATCACCCACTAGCAGGTATTCCGCTTACATTTGATGTAACCGTTGTTGATGTGCGTGAAGCTACGAAAGAAGAACTAGAGCATGGCCATGTTCACGGTGAAGGTGGCTGCGGTCACGACCACTAA